In Serinus canaria isolate serCan28SL12 chromosome 4, serCan2020, whole genome shotgun sequence, the sequence ttatttctcacttATTTGAAAATAAGCTTGAAATTCTATTAAAAGTGTTGTGCTAATAGCTATTGCAAGTATGTGTAAAAATTACATCCACATTTAATGCACAAAGTTGTTTctatattataaaaatatcatTACCTTGTTTTTTTGCTGCAGTGCAGTTATCAGATCATGTGAAAAGCTGTGATTCCATTAAATACATACTActgtcagaaataatttcagtttttcctaTAACATATGAAAGTAAAGTTAATGCCAGCAAGAAAATTATGAACTATTATGAACTATTTTAAAGCAAGACTAGTCTAGAGTAAAATCACAGCATGAGAAACTACAAAATATCTGAAACGAAGAGGTAACAATTGAGCAAGGGCTAACAATATTGACACttttattagaaagaaaattattgtatTATAACCAGATGTATTGTCAGAACTAGCAGATGGAGAACAAATAAATCACTTAAATAATTTAACAATTAAAGACCGTCTGCCTGAaacaatgcttttaaaaatatctagaACAGTAaaatcacacacagaaacaacttcgaaaatagaaaacagaagattaacaaaacaaaacaaacaaaagataaataattttagatACCCCAAAAAAACTGCAACATGAAGGATGATAAAAAGATGTATTGAAAAGAGCAAAGACCAACTTGAATAGAATAGAGCAAAGACTTGCATTATCCCATTAAGATTTATACTAAGACAATATTTAGAAGAATAAGCTtgaacaaaatagaaaataaaactctaCTTAAAACACTACATGAGATGTCCTCATATACTCTGACTTGCACCAATGTTGTATGAATGATTTAAAATGGTAATTACTGGTTTATGTGGATCTAAGAAGAAAGAACAAGTCCCTACAACTCTAAGAAGAGGCAGGCAATTGAAAACTATGCAAGAGTCACTAGAGCTATGGAAAGCTGAACATGGGAGTCATCACACAGGCGATTGCACGAATGACGTAAAGAATGTTGCACTACACAAAGAGAGCTGGGTGTCATACTAGACATTCTTCCAACCCAGAAGATTTTCTGAAGAAGAGCATGTTGTAAACTTCAGGTCAGAAAAGTCTGTGTTATTACTTTCACTTTTCAATAGCTTTGTTTTGCCAAGCTTTGAAAACAAATCAGACCTGTTTTCTAGGTCATGGAACTTAAGCAGGTGCATCTGAATTCTGCATTCACACAACCCAGCCTTTCTCCAGTGtggaaacaaacattttaaaaaaccccactagGTAAGCAGGAGTCCTTGCTGAAGAACTTTATTTCCTGAGCAGGAcataaaacacatttgaaatgtTACTGCTAAGATGTGTTACTCACtagcagcaaaagaaaattgtgtCTTATGGAAAATACAGAGGACTTCAGCCATAGCTTGGCTTTGCTCTGATCACACACCTGCCCAGGCATTGCTGATACTGTTGGCAGCTGTCACACCTTCCAAGAGATCTGGTGAACACCATGACAAGCTTATTCCTGGCAATGAACTGGAACATgtagaaaagcaaagcacaatGGTTATTATCTCTTAGCACAACTTctatctcaaaaaaaaaaaaaaaagagagcaaataGAACATTTCAAGGTAGCAAGTAGAAAAATGAAGCTTCAAGTATCTATCAAACATAACAATTAAGACCCTGGAAGTATAGACTTTTCTTGAGATACAAACCTTGCCCTGAAGGTCACAGTTTTTGCACAGAACACAAAACTCTCCAGATTTCATTTCTTCCATGTAAAATTAGTTAAaactagaataaaaaaaataacaaatatataAACATCAGAGGTCCTCTCAGCATGTATTTCTTTCCTGGAAGCACAAAACCTGAAAATCGCTGAATCCAAGAAGGGATATACATTACACcatgtaaagaaaaatgtttggaaattactaaagaaattattttctgcagagatctacaccaaaagaaaaagcacaacaTTCCTTTCAGCTGCAAAGCAGGCTTTCAAATTTTGCTTTATGCTTGTTCTGAATAACTTGTATTATTGGAACAAATATAATCGTGACTTTTAATATAATGGCATGTGCAAAAGAGATCTGGCAGAACTTGGAAAGCTCTATTCATGCCTTGCTCTAGCACACACTGACAAAATTACCTTGACAAAGTCACTTcacttttctttgtcttttcttccaaaatgcAGTCTGAGGATAATGAGTTATGCTTTATATCAAAATATATTAACCAAAGAAGAGCTAGTAAATAGAAAATTAACTATTATGGAGTTTAACAAGTAATCAATTTCCTTATACACATGGCTTGCAAACTGTCCACAGTACCTCTGCTTTGTGAGTTTACCAAAATCTGTAATGTGTAATGTTATGTTTATGTCTTGACTGCATTATTAATCAAACAATTAATAGATATTCTAGAGTACTGTAAATGTTTATGACAGACTGTAGAATCCATTAATCATCCACTGTAATGCACACCTGTGACATAAAAGATGATTTTTGTTCTCAAGGTATGTTCAGACCTATGAGGAAAATCCACTGGAGTACTGAATCTTAGCAAAACTCTTATTGTGTCTACAGCATACCAAGTATTTACGGTACAGTCCTGTAGAgaagtgaaattaatttcagagtAAAGACTGTGATTGCAATTCTTCAAACAACTAGAGTAGCAGAAATTAGTGCTTGTCTGGTTTGAGTACCAGATAGCTGCTGGTTTAGTTCTGCGGCTCTAAGGATCTGAAACCtgtgtgaaataaaacaaatctctGATGAGGAACCAAATCCTGGAGTATTGGTGCTTGAtttgtttcccttctcccttGTTCCTCACAACCCACTCTTTCCAGGgatctttgccttttccagTACCTCAGAGTGGCCACTAATGAAACCAATGAAGCactaaaaattgaaaaaaacatattaacCTTAGGTAAGCTGCCTCCACCAGGGCAATTTTTGATGTGGTAAAAGACATTCAGTTAACACACACACTTTCATTACTAGTTCAGTCAGCAGGGAATGTCAAAAGTGTAACATACCTGGCCACACACATGCACAAGAGGAAACCAGTCACTGCAGACTAGGGAGACTCTATCTATCTTGGTTAACCTTGCTTGTGGGCTATTTCTCCATAGCTCTCATGTGCTCTCTTGCTGCAACTTACTTCTGTACTCCTCTAGTTTTCCCTCCCCACCTAGCCTggtttcctctctccctttttttctccttcagctgctgcttcttgtttCTTAATCTACCTGAGGCAATGAGCCCTACCCCTTAATCTGCCTCCTTGGTGCTATTTTCCACACCTACACCTCTCTATTCCCACTCTCAAGACTTTACCCTTGCTCAATTGGCCCTTCTTGTATTTCTGTTCTCTCCTGCCTGGTCCACTCCCCTTTCTTCtcttgctgcagctgggagataCACGTTTAATACTTCCCACACACCTATTAAATCCCAGTGTCCACACATTCTGGATGCCCTTTCCATGACTCTGCAGATTCAGTCTCTTACAGAGACCTCCATTCTCTccatcccatcctatcccaCCCCTTACTCTCACACTGAGGCTACCCTCACCATCCCCATCACATTTTGTCTGCTTTTGAGCAATATCTCAgctcttttcccctctgaagAACAGCCAGCCAGtcagccagctcctcctgatCAGCCTTCTGTGATTTCAACTgactttcttcccttcttcacAATTTCTCACACTCATTCTCAGGAAGCTTCCAAGGTTCATACTGATGTCCTTGGTGGCACTCTGTAGCAGTCACCTGTATGTCTCCTTGCCTTGGCCCACTCATTTCCCCTGCACCTCTCTGTATTCTGTTCCCTGAAAGAGCCATTTTGACATGGTTTGCAGCAAGAATTGCTTTTCCCCTGACCTCTGTTATCCCATCCTTCCTGTCTGATCTTTTCCCTTGCCTGCCATGTCCTTCCTCATATCCTCTCACTTGCtctttccattattttcatCTCATCAGACTGAGAATACCCCATCCAATCTCAGCCCACTTCCTccttctttatctttcttttctagCATAAATTGATTGTAGATTTGCTCTGTTTCTTACTCTTCACTCCTATCTCGTGTATTATGAAGTATGATTGCCAAACACATAATTCAGTCCATCCAGCTTCAATTCCTGGCTGATCTGTGATCAGCTTTACTTCATCCAAAACCATTTAATTATCTCCCCTTCCAGTTGTGCCATCcttatatattttcttcctaCTTTTCCAAGTTAAATTCAGCACTTTTCAAGTGCTCTCTTCCTGAACATCTTCTGCACAAATCCTTGccaaaggaaatattaataTGCTCACTTCCTACAAGTTTATTCCTTGTGTCACAGGTGGggtattttttccctcctactTCTAGGTCCCATGCTTGTCCTGTTACAATAGAACTCCTGGTccatttcatatttatttttatccacTTCCTCAGTTTTCTTCCAAAATGTTGACCCTCCTCCAACTCCTCATCCTCACATTAAAGACATGctctaaaaaacaaacacacctTATATTGACTCTTACTGCTATTTCCAGCACTAACACTTCTCAATGTGCTGCTTACACTTACTGTCcaattttccctctctccagcTCAATATAAGCTCCTCAGATAGGTAATTCTAACACCCACCTAAAATAACCCTCACTAATACCTGCCCAAAACAAACTCAAAGCTCACACTACTTTGTCCTTCTTGATCATCTTTGTCATCACCAACCTCATTATTTCTCTTCAACTCTTATCCTCAATTAGCTCTGTTCTGGCTCTCTTATTCTCCTCTTTCTGACTTCAAATATGCATCAATCTTAAAAATGAGAACTTACCACAACTCCACAAAtcattcctgaaaaaaaccaacatgtTTCTTCTGGGCATCTTCCCAATATACTGTCTACTCACCACTGTCTAGGCTGGGAGTCAGCATGTTCTGAGTTATTTCTTGTGCTCCCCCTTGTGTCTGCCATCAGGCTCGGACTGCTGACTTTTGAtgaaaagtttttttattttgtgtctggCCTAGCCTCAGTGCTAAGGTTTCCAGTGTCTTGGATGTGTAAGTAAACAAGGGTATGCACTACTTTGGAAAAGTTGATCTCCTGCAGTGTTTCAAGCTGGCTAGTCACACACCAAAGCACAATGCAGTCAGTCACTAATCTCTCTCAGAAATGTAGTTCTAGGTTATTTTTAGCTCAGAAATGTTAAGAACAAAATGCAGTGTCTTTATGCTatgtcagcagcacagagcacccaCAAACTCagcctagaaaaaaaaaaaaaaacaatccatCCAAAGCTGAAAAAGATCTAAGGAAGATAAAGCTTGAAAGATTGTTTTCAATACTTCAGAGATTGcattttcagaactgttttAACCATTTCTCTAGGAAAGTATCAGAATATTGAATAACAAACACCAACTAACTGTATGAAAACCAAAGGTTCTTTAGctttttttaatggcatttcCAGCTAGTTCTGGAAATGCTTATGCTGAAGGTAGAGTTAGCAGTAAATTCCTTACAGGATATGTTTGAACTTCTATACTAAGTAGCAAACTGCCCCTCATCACCATACATAGGAAAGATCCAAATCAGGCATTTGGagcaaaaatcaaacaaattaaGAATAACTCTCAAAGTAGCCAACGCATGTTCTGGTCCAGCCCTGCTTTTGTTAAAACTGTTTGGAAGCAAAGTCCTTCCTGGAAATAGATATGTGGGCTTGGAGAAGGgagagcaaaagcagaaaaagtagCAACTCACTTGCTATGCAGTCCTTTCTTTAAACACTGGCAGCTATGGGTAAACAATACTAGTGCTACAGAAATTTCAGATCAATCTCTGTGGATGTGATGATGATACCCAACAATAACTTCAAAAACTAAGTAGAATTCTTGTGATAAAGACttcattaaaatgtcattttaaaagcCCCAACAATTTAAATAGCCTAAAAAACAACTGAACCCCCCCACCAATCTAAACCAAAGAtggtggggaaggggctggcaaACAATCCTTTCAGGCTAGACCCCCACTCCAGGCTTACTTCAGACCCCCCACCAcctttcctccccagcagcatcccaccACCACTCGCCCATCTCCCTCTCACCATACCCCAGTCAGCAGGGTTGACACCTGAGAGCACACCCTGAGGAGACCTTATCAGTCTGGGTagtcaggcagcagctgtgagcatTACTGTCTCAGGGGTCTGTGTGAAACAAGCAGCAAGAAACAAGAAATGTTAAAGGGCTGTTTGCTTTCCTGTGAAAAGAGGAGACTCCAGACCTGGTGAGTGAAGtatgaggaaaaaagaggaaaggtcAAAGGTAGCAGGCAGCCACATAGAATAACTCCCTTCAGCTCAGCCTAATTCTAGGGATCCCCTATGCTTCCCCTATGCACCTGCTTTTGGTCCTTGCTTGAGGAAATATCTccggggggggtgggggtgggggggtggtgCTCTCTTCCCCTTTCTTAGAAGCTGGGGAAAGGCTCCATCTTCTCAGGAGGCCAAGGTACAAAGGCTGCTTCTGGAAATCACAGCTGGCATCCACTTCTCACAGTTGAGGCTCATGAGAAGAGACCTCAACAGACCTAAGAGCAGCAGAGGACAAGAGAGACAGGGGATCAAATGTACCATCTCATTGACTCATGCTAACAAACACATTGGTGAGATGCACTGCCCTGTAAAGAATGTCTTTTTGTGGAACAGCCAAGATTTTAGCATCTTCATTAAGAtgaattcttttttcattaCTGATACCATATTACCAAATCAAAAGAGACCCTTTGGTAGAACATTTGTCTGTCTTATTAGCTCTGTAGGGCAAACTCCTTGCTAGGCATCTATACCTTCCTGCACAGCCTTTTACATAACTATTCCACACAACTAAGTCACCCAATAATGAATCATAAGCTCCTGTTTTCTTATGGGGGTCAGCCAGAAAGAACAGATGAGAAACAGATAAGGATGGGAAACTAATGGGGGAGTAATTTCATCTTCAGCTGAGACCCAAACATTTCTAAGAACCAGATGCTCCATAAAAGCAGAGCTTCACTACAGCCTTTATTCTTTCTCACTTGGTGCCAGTAAAGCAACTTCAGCCTGCCTGGGCATGTGCTTCCCagtctcttcccttccctccctctctctctctcagaaGAGGGAACTGCCCGTGGGTCTTGCGAGGGTCTGACCTTGCAAGGGTGAAATGAGGGTGTAATGCAGAAAGGCATGCTGTCGCCTCCTCGGGAAAGCCGAGTCCCAGAGCATGCTGGGGTATTTAAAGACCTCGATGCCTGCAAGTTCCACACAGTGCGTACAGCAtgaagcagctctctggccTCGACTCAAGAGAGGTGCAGTCCAGTTCTGGTCACTAATGCCTATGAACACAGCACCACCTTCCAGGCTGGCACTGCATCCCGGGAGAGCTTTGCTGTTGGGCACGACACCCATGGCGCCCCTCTCTGCGTGAATCCAGGCGCACGAGGGCGAGGCTTAAAGCACTCCCAGACCGCTCCGGGCAGGCTTTTAGCCCTCAGCCGCCGCCTCTCGCCTGCACGGAACAGTTAACGCGGCCTGAAGcgctcctgccagctccctaTCTCTCCTCCGGTGCCTCCCGGGAGCTATAAATACAGCGGGCACATGCTCTGACACCGCGTACCCCAGCAGGCACCAGATAACTTTAATTTGCCCTTTAAACGTCCCGGGCCGCGCGTCCCTCGCGGCCGCCGCTCCGGGGGAACAtggcggggcgggcccggcggGCCGCAGCCAATGCCCGCGGCCCGGGGGGGCACCTCCTCCTATCGCGAGAGGCCGCGGGCTATAAGccgggcggcgggggccggggtGACATTTGTCCGGCGGGGTGGGGAAGTGTCCGCTTGTTGCCTCTCTCCGGGCGGGGCTGTCGGACCGGCTCGCGGCATGGGTGACCAAGCGCTCAGCTTCGTCAAGGACTTTCTGGCCGGCGGGATCGCCGCCGCCGTCTCCAAGACGGCTGTCGCCCCCATCGAGAGAGTGAAGTTGCTGCTGCAGGTAAGGGGGCGACGGGGGGCGGCGGTGCCGCGCCACAGGTGGTGCCGGCTCGGCGGGCGCTGCCTGGCGTGACTAAATATGGGAAGGAGCTCGGCCGGCTCCGGTTACGCGGGAGCTGCCCGGGACATTCAGCACCGCCGCGCAGTGCCGGGGGCAGGGCCGGCCCCGTCCGTGCCCTTCAGCGTGCGGGGTCACCCTGCGGTGCCCGTCTCTCACCGTGCcgtccttctccttcctccctgcaggtCCAGCATGCCAGCAAACAGATCACGGCCGATAAGCAGTACAAGGGCATCGTGGACTGCATAGTCCGCATCCCCAAGGAGCAGGGCATCGCCTCCTTCTGGAGAGGCAACTTGGCCAATGTCATCCGGTACTTCCCCACCCAGGCCCTTAACTTCGCCTTCAAGGACAAGTACAAGCAGATCTTCCTGGGCGGAGTGGACAAGCACAAGCAGTTCTGGCGCTACTTCGCAGGAAACCTTGCGTCCGGGGGTGCCGCGGGAGCCACCTCCCTCTGCTTCGTCTACCCTCTGGATTTTGCCAGGACCCGGCTGGCGGCTGATGTGGGCAAAGGAGCCACCGAGAGGGAGTTCTCTGGCCTGGGCGACTGCATTGTCAAGATCTTTAAGTCTGATGGCTTGAAGGGCTTGTACCAAGGATTTAGTGTGTCTGTCCAGGGCATCATCATCTACAGAGCAGCCTACTTTGGGGTATACGATACGGCCAAGGGTAAGAAGTGCATGGAGGAGTGACTGCAAGGGAAGATCCATTCAGTAAAAGCACTCTAGGGGACTTGGCAATACAAGGACAAGCAGGGCTTGGCTCAGCACCAGTTGAGTAAAGTGCTAGAAATGTGCACAGGTGTTTCTGACGTGCattcctgcctccctctgcttGCCACTCTGAAATGCCTAGGGTTTGGATTGACTCTGGGGTTGGTGGGTGATTATTCCTTCCACAGCCATGTTTCCCACAGCCCTTTCCCTCTGTACTGATTCTGTTCATTTGTTCTTGATGACAGGTATGTTGCCTGATCCAAAGAATGTGCACATCATAGTGAGCTGGATGATTGCCCAGAGTGTCActgcagtggcagggctggTTTCTTATCCTTTTGATACTGTGCGACGTAGGATGATGATGCAGTCTGGCCGAAAGGGAGGTAAGAATAAGTGCTCCTCTGGTTCTGGCTGCAGAAAGTTTCTCTTCATCAGGATAAGATAAGAGATATACTGCgaatttttttgtcttatgGAAAATTAATAACCTTCTCATTggagtctttaaaaaaatctacaggGAACATATTGATGGTTATTTCTGTCATGTTGATTTAAAGGACTGAGAAGTTACTTGATTTCCTATggagaatttattttccttaattgATTACTGAATTTTAAATCCTCACTGTACTTTGCTTATTCCTTGTTGGTTTAAGGATACAAGAGTTGAAACATACTTGCTGTATAACTTCAAGCCTTCTAATCTTTGTTTGTTTCCACAGCTGATATTATGTATAAGGGCACAATTGATTGCTGGAGGAAGATAGCAAAAGACGAAGGATCCAAAGCGTTCTTCAAGGGTGCCTGGTCGAATGTGTTGAGAGGCATGGGCGGAGCTTTTGTATTAGTACTTTATGATGAAATCAAGAAGTATGTCTAAGACATAACATCATAATGCAGTAGTTCAATTGTTCTCAAtcaacttttttaaaaatacgAACTTGTGATGTAATGgacaacaaaatatttcctagGGAAACAATAAAATTTGAGTAATGTATGTGGCAGAGATAAGGAcgcattaatttaaaaattgttcaCAACATCACAGTTACATTTTCTATGAGAATTCCTCCACCATTTGTATTGGAACCTGTGTATATATTATACTTCAAATTGCAGGTAATAGATTTTGTCTAAAGACAAAATATAAATGATCTATACCTAGTCTAAAATCTAATATTGTGAATTCTTAATAGATtatcataaatatttattatactAATTAATGTCTCTAGCTACCCAACACTGTGATGACATGActtaaaatcatgttttcttctaaagctctatttttaatatattattaagTGAAAAGTATGTCTGAAATCATAAACTATATTAAAGTTATAATAATCACTAGGCTGAAGAACTCACCACTAGGCTGAGTTCTTAACTGTAGCCTCTTCCCTGACAAACTATACAGTAATATGGTTGAAACTGTAATCTGATTTTTCAGACATACTTTGTAAAATATGGAAATACAATGTTTCAAAAATTCCCTGTATTGTCACAAAGGAAAAAGTTGTCTGCTCTGATGTTCAATTGAactaaaactgaaatgaaataaattaatatattaatgaattttttcctgttgttttcaGTACACTGAACACATTACAAGCATGTCCTCCAAGGTGATGTGCTAATCAGGACACTGTTAGTGGCTGTCTCTTAAAAATTTTTTCAACAGAACTTTAGGAGGGTGAAGTTATTGAGGTTATTGATAATTCTACAACTGCAACCAGTTTAAGGGTACTGCAGCCAGAGATCTTAGAGATAAGCTTCCACCTAATTTTAGCTGCTTGTATAATTTGTTTATATTGCCCTTAACTTTGAAGCATCTC encodes:
- the SLC25A4 gene encoding ADP/ATP translocase 1, coding for MGDQALSFVKDFLAGGIAAAVSKTAVAPIERVKLLLQVQHASKQITADKQYKGIVDCIVRIPKEQGIASFWRGNLANVIRYFPTQALNFAFKDKYKQIFLGGVDKHKQFWRYFAGNLASGGAAGATSLCFVYPLDFARTRLAADVGKGATEREFSGLGDCIVKIFKSDGLKGLYQGFSVSVQGIIIYRAAYFGVYDTAKGMLPDPKNVHIIVSWMIAQSVTAVAGLVSYPFDTVRRRMMMQSGRKGADIMYKGTIDCWRKIAKDEGSKAFFKGAWSNVLRGMGGAFVLVLYDEIKKYV